A single region of the Triticum dicoccoides isolate Atlit2015 ecotype Zavitan chromosome 2B, WEW_v2.0, whole genome shotgun sequence genome encodes:
- the LOC119363389 gene encoding uncharacterized protein LOC119363389, translated as MDSSNGKRKHRGYLTWTDKMDQALLDVLVEHHNNGNHTANGWKPHAYSAAVKNVREKCNVEITRDHVLSRCKTFDKHCSTISKLLARSEFGWDRNQKMIVIHNEDAWKMYIQKTKAAACYRNKVIKNWDAISLIFSRDYATSEDESAGTENAQEMALKGAEDVRELIQNSPSASEPSSQDQGGTPTSMQPTLQSTRRKRFRTDDALFCMSGNIKNSFQISMKPNEPREEPANASPKEIFAALQEIPNLGRGDLLRAYCILTSSDRKFESLVALPMDMRKDWLMLEIGRN; from the exons ATGGATTCAAGCAACGGGAAGAGGAAACACAGGGGTTACCTTACTTGGACAGACAAAATGGACCAggctctcctcgatgttcttgtcgAGCATCACAACAATGGCAATCATACAGCGAATGGATGGAAGCCACATGCATACTCTGCGGCGGTGAAAAATGTGCGCGAGAAGTGCAATGTGGAGATCACGAGGGATCACGTGCTGTCGAGATGCAAGACCTTTGACAAGCATTGCAGTACCATCAGCAAGCTGCTGGCCCGTTCTGAATTTGGATGGGATCGAAACCAGAAAATGATCGTGATTCACAATGAGGATGCTTGGAAAATGTACATTCAG AAAACCAAAGCAGCTGCGTGCTACAGAAACAAAGTTATCAAGAATTGGGATGCGATAAGTCTAATATTCTCCAGAGATTATGCTACAAGCGAAGATGAGAGTGCAGGCACTGAGAATGCCCAAGAAATGGCATTGAAGGGTGCCGAGGATGTCCGGGAGCTTATTCAAAATTCACCTTCAGCATCTGAACCTAGCAGTCAAGACCAGGGTGGAACGCCGACATCAATGCAACCCACTCTACAGAGCACTAGGAGGAAGAGGTTCAGAACAGACGATGCACTCTTTTGCATGTCTGGGAATATCAAGAATTCATTTCAGATATCTATGAAGCCAAATGAACCTCGAGAGGAACCAGCTAATGCATCTCCAAAGGAAATCTTTGCGGCACTTCAAGAGATACCAAACTTAGGACGGGGTGATCTGCTGAGGGCCTACTGCATTCTCACTAGCAGCGACCGCAAGTTTGAATCCCTTGTGGCACTTCCAATGGACATGAGGAAGGATTGGTTGATGTTGGAAATTGGCAGGAATTGA
- the LOC119363388 gene encoding pentatricopeptide repeat-containing protein CRP1, chloroplastic-like, whose product MPASLLPPTFLPHHRQRQRLRLPVPSCTTSSVSVSVSASRYDFEPLLAYLSDPSTVASLTSPSPPPIVPAPERRLAASYSAVPSHEWHALLRGLAASDASLPLAFALLPFLQRHRLCFPLDLLLSSLIHSLSVSGRLLPHSLLLSFPPSLSDPPSPLLLNSLLAASAAASRPAIALRLLALIREHNFLPDLASYSHLLASLLNTRDPPDAAILERLLGDLRESRLEPDAPLFSDLISAFARAALPDAALELLASAQAIGLTPRSNAVTALISALGIAGRVPEAEALFLEFFLAGEIKPRTRAYNALLKGYVKIGSLKNAEHVLDEMSECGVAPDEATYSLLVDAYTRAGRWESARILLKEMEADGVKPSSYVFSRILAGFRDRGDWQKAFAVLREMHASGVQPDRHFYNVMIDTFGKYNCLGHAMDVFNRMREEGIEPDVVTWNTLIDAHCKGGRHDRAMELFKEMRESNCPPGTTTYNIMINLLGEQERWVGVETMMSEMKEQGLVPNIITYTTLVDVYGRSGRYKEAIDCIEAMKADGLKPSPTMYHALVNAYAQRGLADHALNVVKAMRADGLEASTVVLNSLINAFGEDRRVVEAFSVLQFMKENDFKPDVITYTTLMKALIRVEQFDKVPVIYEEMITSGCAPDRKARAMLRSALRYMKHTRVA is encoded by the exons atgcccgcCTCCCTCCTCCCCCCGACCTTCCTCCCCCACCACCGCCAGCGCCAGCGACTCCGCCTCCCCGTACCCAGCTGCACCACCTCCtcggtctccgtctccgtctccgccaGCCGCTACGACTTCGAGCCGCTGCTCGCCTACCTCTCCGACCCCTCCACCGTCGCCTCGCTCACCTCGCCGTCCCCTCCGCCCATCGTGCCAGCCCCCGAGCGCCGCCTCGCCGCGTCCTACTCCGCCGTGCCGTCGCACGAGTGGCACGCTCTGCTCCGGGGCCTCGCCGCCAGCGACGCGTCCCTGCCGCTCGCCTTCGCGCTGCTCCCCTTCCTCCAGCGCCACCGCCTCTGCTTCCCGCTCGACCTGCTCCTCTCCTCGCTCATCCACTCGCTCTCCGTCTCCGGCCGCCTGCTCCCGCACTCGCTGCTGCTCTCCTTCCCGCCCTCCCTCTCCGACCCACCCTCCCCGCTGCTGCTCAACTCCctcctcgccgcctccgccgcggcctcccGCCCCGCCATCGCGCTGCGGCTCCTCGCACTCATCCGCGAGCACAACTTCCTCCCGGACCTCGCCTCCTACTCGCATCTCCTCGCCTCGCTGCTCAACACGCGGGACCCGCCCGACGCCGCCATCCTCGAGCGCCTCCTCGGTGACCTCAGGGAGTCGCGCCTCGAGCCAGACGCGCCGCTCTTCTCCGACCTCATCTCCGCCTTCGCGCGGGCCGCGCTCCCGGACGCAGCGCTCGAGCTCCTCGCCTCCGCGCAGGCCATCGGGCTCACGCCACGCTCCAATGCCGTCACCGCGCTCATCTCCGCGCTCGGCATCGCCGGTCGCGTGCCCGAGGCTGAAGCGCTGTTCTTGGAATTCTTCCTTGCCGGAGAAATCAAACCGAGGACACGCGCGTACAACGCGCTGCTCAAAGGGTATGTCAAAATTGGGTCGCTCAAGAACGCTGAGCACGTGCTCGATGAAATGTCAGAGTGCGGGGTTGCGCCCGATGAGGCCACTTACAGCTTGCTCGTGGACGCGTACACGAGGGCTGGAAGATGGGAGAGTGCAAGGATACTGCTCAAGGAGATGGAAGCCGATGGAGTTAAACCGAGCTCGTATGTGTTCAGCCGGATCCTTGCGGGGTTCCGTGATAGGGGGGATTGGCAGAAGGCATTTGCGGTGCTACGTGAGATGCACGCAAGCGGTGTGCAGCCGGATCGGCATTTCTACAATGTCATGATAGATACATTTGGGAAGTACAATTGCCTTGGGCACGCCATGGATGTGTTTAACCGGATGCGTGAAGAAGGGATTGAACCGGATGTTGTCACATGGAACACACTTATTGATGCGCATTGTAAGGGAGGGCGGCATGATCGCGCCATGGAGCTTTTTAAGGAGATGCGTGAAAGTAACTGCCCACCAGGAACGACCACATATAACATCATGATCAATTTGCTTGGTGAACAAGAGCGATGGGTGGGGGTGGAAACAATGATGTCAGAGATGAAGGAACAGGGCTTGGTTCCCAACATTATCACCTACACTACACTTGTGGATGTGTATGGGAGGTCTGGTAGGTACAAGGAGGCAATTGATTGCATTGAGGCGATGAAAGCTGACGGACTGAAGCCATCGCCCACCATGTACCATGCCCTTGTCAATGCATATGCCCAAAGG GGTTTGGCAGACCATGCGTTAAATGTAGTCAAGGCCATGAGAGCGGATGGACTTGAGGCTAGCACGGTAGTGCTCAACTCATTGATCAACGCCTTTGGTGAGGATAGAAGGGTTGTTGAAGCATTCTCTGTGCTTCAATTCATGAAGGAAAAT GATTTTAAGCCTGACGTTATTACATACACGACACTAATGAAAGCTCTAATCCGTGTTGAGCAGTTCGACAAG GTTCCAGTCATCTATGAAGAAATGATTACATCAGGATGTGCCCCTGACCGCAAAGCTAGAGCAATGCTGCGTTCAGCTTTAAGATATATGAAACACACGAGGGTTGCGTAG